Proteins from a genomic interval of Actinoalloteichus hymeniacidonis:
- the sucB gene encoding 2-oxoglutarate dehydrogenase, E2 component, dihydrolipoamide succinyltransferase encodes MAFSVQMPALGESVTEGTVTRWLKQEGDRVEVDEPLLEVSTDKVDTEIPSPAAGILQRIIAPEDETVDVGAELAVIDDGSGGAPAPAAEPEQAAPAAEPEPTPAAAAPAEPAAAPAQPAQGGGGSQGTPVPMPALGESVTEGTVTRWLKQVGDSVAVDEPLLEVSTDKVDTEIPSPVAGTLLEISVAEDETVDVGAQLAVIGAEGASAPAAPAPAAPEPTPAAPEPAAQEAPSAPAAAPAAPPAPTPAPTPTPAPAPQKQAETGGDASPYVTPLVRKLAAEHNVDLGTLTGTGVGGRIRKQDVLAAAEAAKAPAAAPQAAPSAAPTAEPSAEAVALRGKTEKMSRLRQVIAQRMVESMQVSAQLTTVVEVDVTKIARLRDRAKKAFQEREGVKLSFLPFFAKATVEALKQHPKLNASLNEQAKEITYHGAEHLVVAVDTDRGLLVPVIHNAGDLNLGGLARKIADLAERTRANKITPDELSGGTFSLTNTGSRGALFDTPIVFQPQVGILGVGSVVKRPVVVSDEAGGDTIAIRSMVYLALSYDHRLVDGADAARFLSTMKQRLEEGAFEADLGL; translated from the coding sequence ATGGCCTTCTCCGTCCAGATGCCCGCACTCGGTGAGAGTGTCACCGAGGGCACCGTCACCCGGTGGCTCAAGCAGGAAGGCGACCGCGTCGAGGTCGACGAGCCGCTGCTGGAGGTCTCCACCGACAAGGTCGACACCGAGATCCCGTCCCCTGCGGCGGGCATCCTGCAGCGCATCATCGCCCCCGAGGACGAGACCGTCGACGTGGGGGCCGAGCTGGCCGTCATCGACGACGGCTCCGGCGGTGCCCCGGCACCCGCCGCCGAACCGGAGCAGGCGGCTCCCGCTGCGGAGCCCGAGCCCACTCCTGCGGCGGCCGCACCCGCCGAGCCCGCCGCCGCGCCTGCCCAGCCCGCGCAGGGTGGTGGCGGCAGCCAGGGCACGCCCGTGCCGATGCCCGCGCTCGGCGAGAGCGTCACCGAGGGCACCGTGACGCGTTGGCTCAAGCAGGTCGGCGACTCCGTCGCGGTCGACGAGCCGCTGCTGGAGGTCTCCACCGACAAGGTCGACACCGAGATCCCGTCGCCGGTGGCAGGCACCCTGCTGGAGATCAGCGTTGCCGAGGACGAGACCGTCGACGTCGGCGCGCAGCTCGCCGTGATCGGCGCCGAGGGTGCGTCGGCTCCGGCCGCTCCCGCACCCGCCGCGCCGGAACCGACGCCCGCCGCCCCGGAACCGGCCGCCCAGGAGGCACCGTCCGCGCCCGCCGCCGCTCCGGCAGCGCCGCCCGCCCCCACTCCGGCGCCCACTCCCACACCGGCACCCGCACCGCAGAAGCAGGCGGAGACCGGCGGCGACGCGTCGCCGTACGTGACCCCGTTGGTGCGCAAGCTGGCGGCCGAGCACAACGTCGACCTCGGCACGTTGACCGGCACCGGCGTCGGTGGCCGGATCCGCAAGCAGGACGTCCTCGCGGCAGCGGAGGCGGCCAAGGCCCCGGCGGCCGCCCCGCAGGCGGCACCGAGCGCGGCCCCGACCGCCGAGCCGAGCGCCGAGGCAGTCGCGCTGCGTGGCAAGACCGAGAAGATGAGCAGGCTCCGCCAGGTCATCGCCCAGCGGATGGTCGAGTCGATGCAGGTCTCGGCGCAGCTGACCACCGTGGTCGAGGTCGACGTCACCAAGATCGCCCGGCTGCGGGACCGCGCGAAGAAGGCGTTCCAGGAGCGGGAGGGCGTCAAGCTCTCCTTCCTGCCGTTCTTCGCCAAGGCCACCGTCGAGGCGCTCAAGCAGCACCCGAAGCTCAACGCCTCGCTCAACGAGCAGGCCAAGGAGATCACCTACCACGGCGCCGAGCACCTGGTCGTCGCGGTGGACACCGACCGCGGCCTGCTGGTGCCGGTCATCCACAACGCCGGTGACCTCAACCTCGGTGGGCTGGCCCGCAAGATCGCCGACCTCGCCGAGCGGACCAGGGCCAACAAGATCACCCCCGACGAGTTGAGCGGCGGCACCTTCAGCCTCACCAACACCGGCAGCCGGGGCGCCCTGTTCGACACGCCGATCGTGTTCCAGCCGCAGGTCGGCATCCTCGGCGTCGGCAGCGTCGTCAAGCGGCCGGTCGTGGTCAGCGACGAGGCGGGCGGCGACACCATCGCCATCCGTTCCATGGTCTACCTCGCGCTGTCCTACGACCACCGGCTCGTCGACGGTGCGGACGCGGCTCGCTTCCTGTCCACCATGAAGCAGCGGCTCGAGGAAGGCGCCTTCGAGGCCGATCTCGGCCTCTGA
- the lpdA gene encoding dihydrolipoyl dehydrogenase gives MADTSADIVILGGGSGGYACALRAAELGLSVVLIEKDKLGGTCLHRGCIPTKALLHAAEVADSARNGDAFGVKTSLEGIDMTGVNAYRDGVVNRLHKGLQGMIKAKKITVVEGTGTFVGPNAVEVDGTRYTGANVVLATGSYAKSLPGLEIGGRVITSDQALQLDYVPDRVVVLGGGVIGVEFASVWRSFGAEVTVVEALPRLVPAEDEFLSKQLERAFRKRGIAFKTGVRFSGVTQSDSGVSVSLESGEQLDADLLLVAVGRGPSTSGVGYEEAGIAMDRGFVTTDEMLRTNLPNVFAVGDIVPGLQLAHRGFQQGILVAEQIAGLNPTPIDETGIPRVTYCEPEVASVGLTEEAAAQRYGEVQTLVYDLGGNGKSQILKTSGAVKLVKAGAKGQDGPVVGVHLVGARVGELIGEAQLIYNWEAHAEDVAPLIHAHPTQNEALGEAHLALAGKPLHAHA, from the coding sequence GTGGCTGACACCTCCGCCGACATCGTGATCCTCGGTGGCGGCTCCGGCGGATATGCGTGCGCGCTACGCGCCGCAGAGCTGGGCCTGTCCGTCGTACTGATCGAGAAGGACAAACTCGGCGGCACCTGTCTACACCGGGGCTGCATTCCGACCAAGGCGCTGCTGCACGCGGCCGAGGTCGCCGACTCGGCACGCAACGGCGATGCCTTCGGAGTCAAGACCTCGCTCGAGGGCATCGACATGACCGGCGTCAACGCCTACCGCGACGGCGTGGTGAACAGGCTCCACAAGGGCCTGCAGGGCATGATCAAGGCCAAGAAGATCACCGTCGTCGAGGGCACCGGCACGTTCGTCGGCCCGAACGCCGTCGAGGTGGACGGCACGCGCTACACCGGCGCCAACGTCGTGCTGGCCACCGGCTCCTACGCCAAGAGCCTGCCCGGTCTGGAGATCGGCGGGCGCGTCATCACCAGCGATCAGGCCCTGCAGCTCGACTACGTGCCGGACCGGGTCGTGGTGCTCGGCGGCGGCGTCATCGGGGTGGAGTTCGCCAGTGTGTGGCGTTCGTTCGGCGCCGAGGTGACCGTCGTGGAGGCACTGCCCCGACTGGTCCCCGCCGAGGACGAATTCCTCTCCAAGCAGCTGGAGCGGGCCTTCCGCAAGCGCGGCATCGCCTTCAAGACCGGCGTCCGCTTCAGCGGCGTCACGCAGTCCGACAGCGGCGTCTCGGTAAGCCTGGAATCGGGCGAGCAGCTCGACGCAGACCTACTGTTGGTGGCCGTCGGTCGAGGACCGAGCACCTCGGGGGTCGGCTACGAGGAGGCGGGCATCGCGATGGACCGCGGCTTCGTCACCACCGACGAGATGCTGCGCACCAACCTGCCGAACGTGTTCGCCGTCGGCGACATCGTCCCCGGACTGCAACTCGCCCATCGTGGCTTCCAACAGGGCATCCTGGTCGCGGAGCAGATCGCCGGGCTCAACCCGACGCCGATCGACGAGACCGGTATCCCACGCGTCACCTACTGCGAGCCGGAGGTCGCCTCCGTCGGTCTCACCGAGGAGGCGGCGGCACAGCGGTACGGCGAGGTGCAGACCCTCGTCTACGACCTCGGTGGTAACGGCAAGAGCCAGATCCTGAAGACCTCGGGTGCGGTGAAGCTGGTCAAGGCGGGAGCCAAGGGCCAGGACGGTCCGGTCGTCGGCGTTCACCTCGTCGGTGCCCGGGTCGGCGAACTGATCGGCGAAGCACAACTGATCTACAACTGGGAGGCGCACGCCGAGGATGTGGCCCCCCTGATCCACGCACACCCCACCCAGAACGAAGCCCTCGGCGAGGCGCACCTCGCCCTGGCCGGCAAGCCCCTGCACGCGCACGCCTGA
- a CDS encoding oxidoreductase, which produces MGLFSRFRKNRQRPGTTRVANKEDTSHLEEWAAARRGVEAFVEPKTTVTETTIVFVAHDGEWTRRRIAGPDAAKQLAKKLAMPVYDVGLVGYPQRMRDFQARQRAARKQEQRRRLED; this is translated from the coding sequence GTGGGCCTTTTCAGCAGGTTTCGCAAGAACCGTCAGCGTCCTGGAACGACCCGTGTCGCCAACAAGGAGGACACGAGTCATCTGGAGGAGTGGGCGGCCGCGCGACGCGGCGTCGAAGCCTTCGTCGAACCGAAGACCACGGTGACCGAGACCACGATCGTCTTCGTCGCCCACGACGGCGAGTGGACTCGGCGGCGGATCGCCGGACCCGATGCCGCCAAACAACTCGCGAAGAAACTGGCCATGCCGGTGTACGACGTCGGTCTGGTCGGCTATCCGCAACGGATGCGTGATTTCCAGGCCAGGCAGCGCGCGGCCCGTAAGCAGGAGCAGCGCCGCCGGCTGGAGGACTGA
- a CDS encoding leucyl aminopeptidase, translating to MSSPTLAVTDSDPVGLVADVLIIGTVQGTDGVLPAPGAPTVDAAFPGGLAALLTVVGATGRADEVVKIPTQGRTTAPLLIAVGLGKTDASGNVTAEQVRRASGAATRALGDDVAQVVSTLSTLDLGAAAQGTGLGAYRFDQYKSSEEGRALDSVTFVKAADLEGDGSASLTAATAIAKAVNSARDLVNTPPNDLFPESFAQRTADLIRGTDVELEVLDEKELAKEGYGGILGVGAGSSRPPRLLRLRYKGAKAAKKVALVGKGVTFDSGGISLKPAADMHHMTSDMAGAAAVVATVVLAAELGYPLEITATVPLVENLPSGTAYRPGDVLTMFGGKTVEILNTDAEGRLILADAITRAAEDEPDYLIETSTLTGAQVVALGKRTAGVMGSEEFRDRVAELARATGEGGWAMPLPEELRGDLDSKLADLANVTGHRWGGMLAAGIFLREFVADDLPWVHIDIAGPSYNDKGAWGYTPKGGTGVPVRTIAAVLADIAEQG from the coding sequence GTGAGCAGCCCCACGCTTGCCGTCACCGACAGTGATCCTGTCGGCCTGGTCGCGGACGTCCTGATCATCGGCACCGTGCAGGGCACTGACGGCGTCCTGCCCGCACCCGGTGCCCCCACGGTCGACGCGGCGTTCCCCGGTGGCCTCGCCGCCCTGCTCACCGTGGTGGGTGCGACCGGCCGCGCCGACGAGGTCGTCAAGATCCCCACCCAGGGACGGACCACCGCCCCGCTGCTCATCGCCGTCGGCCTCGGCAAGACCGATGCGAGTGGCAACGTCACCGCCGAACAGGTTCGCCGCGCCTCCGGTGCTGCGACCAGGGCGCTGGGCGACGACGTCGCGCAGGTCGTGAGCACCCTGTCGACGCTCGACCTCGGCGCGGCGGCCCAGGGCACCGGCCTCGGCGCCTACCGCTTCGACCAGTACAAGTCGAGCGAGGAGGGTCGCGCACTGGACTCGGTCACCTTCGTCAAGGCCGCCGACCTGGAGGGCGACGGGTCCGCGAGCCTGACCGCGGCCACCGCGATCGCCAAGGCCGTGAACTCGGCCCGCGACCTGGTCAACACCCCGCCCAACGACCTGTTCCCGGAGTCGTTCGCACAGCGGACCGCCGACCTGATCCGGGGCACCGACGTCGAACTCGAGGTGCTCGACGAGAAGGAGCTGGCCAAGGAGGGCTACGGCGGCATCCTCGGCGTCGGCGCAGGCTCCTCCCGCCCGCCCCGGCTGCTTCGCCTGCGCTACAAGGGTGCGAAGGCGGCCAAGAAGGTGGCGCTGGTCGGTAAGGGCGTGACCTTCGACAGCGGCGGCATCTCCCTCAAGCCCGCCGCCGACATGCACCACATGACCAGCGACATGGCAGGCGCCGCCGCAGTGGTGGCCACCGTGGTGCTGGCGGCGGAACTGGGCTACCCGCTGGAGATCACCGCGACGGTGCCGTTGGTGGAGAACCTGCCATCGGGCACCGCCTACCGGCCCGGCGACGTGCTGACCATGTTCGGCGGCAAGACCGTCGAGATCCTCAACACCGACGCCGAGGGCAGGCTGATCCTGGCCGACGCGATCACCCGTGCGGCCGAGGACGAGCCCGACTACCTCATCGAGACCTCGACGCTGACCGGCGCACAGGTCGTCGCGCTGGGCAAGCGGACCGCGGGCGTGATGGGCTCCGAGGAGTTCCGCGACCGGGTGGCGGAGCTGGCTCGGGCCACCGGTGAGGGCGGCTGGGCGATGCCGTTGCCAGAGGAGCTCCGAGGCGACCTGGATTCCAAGCTCGCCGACCTGGCCAACGTCACGGGACACCGCTGGGGCGGCATGCTCGCCGCCGGGATCTTCCTCCGCGAGTTCGTCGCCGACGATCTGCCGTGGGTGCACATCGACATCGCGGGCCCGTCCTACAACGACAAGGGCGCCTGGGGCTACACGCCCAAGGGCGGGACCGGCGTTCCGGTGCGCACCATCGCCGCCGTGCTCGCCGACATCGCCGAGCAGGGCTGA
- the gcvT gene encoding glycine cleavage system aminomethyltransferase GcvT, which translates to MSQRAESAKSESRRGPLHRAHESLGAVFAPFGGWEMPLQYSGGGVVAEHTAVRESVGVFDVSHLGKATVAGPGAAAFVNSCLSNDLNRISAGKAQYTLCCTEEGGVVDDLIAYLVDEDRVFLVPNAANTTEVVRRLRAAAPAGISVTDQHEEFGVLAVQGPQSAAVLDAIGLPAELDYMAFTDARWRDTEVRVCRTGYTGEHGYELLPRWDDAPALWEALLAAAAEFGGRAGGLGARDTLRTEMGYALHGHELSTEISPLQGSAGWAVGWKKEAFWGRDALLAEKQAGATRKLRGLRALGRGVPRAEMVVRDTAGTEIGRTTSGGFSPTLKTGIALALLDTSAEVKPGAEVVVDVRGRALACEVVAPPFVESHVR; encoded by the coding sequence GTGAGCCAGCGTGCAGAGTCAGCGAAGTCCGAATCCCGTCGTGGTCCGCTGCATCGGGCCCATGAATCGCTGGGTGCGGTGTTCGCGCCCTTCGGCGGCTGGGAGATGCCGCTGCAGTACAGCGGCGGCGGCGTGGTCGCCGAGCACACCGCGGTCCGTGAGTCGGTGGGCGTCTTCGACGTCTCCCATCTCGGCAAGGCGACGGTCGCGGGCCCGGGTGCTGCGGCGTTCGTCAACTCCTGCCTGAGCAACGACCTGAACCGGATCTCGGCGGGCAAGGCGCAGTACACCCTGTGCTGCACCGAGGAGGGCGGGGTCGTCGACGACCTCATCGCCTACCTGGTCGACGAGGATCGGGTGTTCTTGGTGCCGAATGCCGCGAACACCACGGAGGTGGTGCGCAGATTGCGTGCGGCCGCCCCCGCCGGGATCAGCGTGACCGACCAGCATGAGGAGTTCGGCGTGCTGGCGGTGCAGGGCCCGCAGTCCGCTGCGGTGCTCGACGCCATCGGGCTGCCCGCCGAACTCGACTACATGGCCTTCACCGATGCACGGTGGCGCGACACCGAGGTCCGGGTCTGCCGCACCGGTTACACCGGGGAGCACGGTTACGAACTGCTGCCGAGGTGGGACGACGCCCCGGCGCTGTGGGAGGCGCTGCTGGCGGCGGCGGCCGAGTTCGGTGGTCGCGCCGGTGGCCTCGGCGCGCGGGACACCCTGCGCACCGAGATGGGCTATGCCCTGCACGGACACGAGCTCTCCACCGAGATCAGCCCGCTGCAGGGGTCGGCAGGCTGGGCGGTCGGCTGGAAGAAAGAGGCGTTCTGGGGTCGGGACGCGCTGCTCGCCGAGAAGCAGGCGGGCGCGACCCGGAAGCTGCGTGGGCTGCGGGCCCTCGGCCGGGGAGTTCCGCGCGCCGAGATGGTCGTGCGGGATACGGCGGGCACCGAGATCGGCCGGACGACCTCCGGCGGGTTCTCGCCGACGCTCAAGACCGGCATCGCCCTGGCCCTGTTGGACACCTCGGCCGAGGTCAAGCCCGGTGCCGAGGTGGTCGTCGACGTGCGCGGCCGGGCGCTTGCCTGCGAGGTCGTCGCGCCGCCCTTCGTCGAATCCCACGTCCGCTGA
- a CDS encoding branched-chain amino acid aminotransferase: protein MTSVLPFSRTLNPSPATPERLAEVLASPGFGRYFTDHMVRIDWNERDGWHDARLTPYEPFQLDPAAMVLHYGQAIFEGLKAYRQADGTVASFRPEANAARFRASARRMAMPELPDELFLGAITELIDVDRRWVPEHAEESLYLRPYLISTEVGLGVRPANEYAFLLIASPAGAYFAGGINPVTVWLSTEFTRAAPGGTGAAKFAGNYAASLLAQAQAAEKGCDQVVWLDAVEHRWVEEMGGMNLCFVRGSGADATVVTPELTGTLLPGITRDSLLRLAADLGYRTEEARISVQDWESGVAAGEITEVFACGTAAVITPVGAAKHEGGEFVIGEGKTGPVTQRLRDALISIQRGSAPDQHGWQHNFG from the coding sequence ATGACCTCGGTGTTGCCTTTCTCCAGAACCCTGAACCCGAGCCCCGCCACGCCGGAACGCCTCGCCGAGGTACTCGCCAGCCCCGGCTTCGGGCGGTACTTCACCGACCACATGGTCCGCATCGACTGGAACGAACGCGATGGCTGGCACGACGCCAGACTCACGCCGTACGAGCCGTTCCAGCTGGACCCGGCGGCGATGGTGCTGCACTACGGGCAGGCGATCTTCGAGGGTCTCAAGGCATACCGCCAGGCCGACGGCACCGTGGCCTCCTTCCGGCCGGAGGCCAACGCGGCCCGGTTCCGCGCCTCGGCGCGCCGAATGGCGATGCCGGAGCTGCCCGACGAGCTGTTCCTCGGCGCGATCACCGAGCTGATCGACGTCGACCGTCGCTGGGTCCCGGAGCACGCCGAGGAGTCGCTGTACCTGCGGCCCTACCTGATCTCCACCGAGGTCGGGCTCGGGGTGCGGCCCGCCAACGAGTACGCGTTCCTGCTGATCGCCTCGCCTGCGGGCGCTTATTTCGCGGGCGGGATCAACCCGGTGACGGTGTGGCTGAGCACCGAGTTCACCCGGGCGGCACCCGGAGGCACCGGCGCGGCGAAGTTCGCGGGCAATTACGCGGCATCCCTGCTCGCCCAGGCCCAGGCCGCCGAGAAGGGTTGCGACCAGGTGGTGTGGCTCGACGCGGTCGAGCACCGCTGGGTCGAGGAGATGGGCGGCATGAACCTGTGCTTCGTGCGGGGTTCCGGCGCCGATGCCACCGTGGTCACGCCCGAGCTGACCGGCACGCTGTTGCCGGGCATCACGCGGGATTCCCTGCTGCGGTTGGCCGCCGACCTCGGCTACCGCACCGAGGAGGCGCGGATCTCGGTGCAGGACTGGGAATCCGGCGTCGCCGCAGGCGAGATCACCGAGGTGTTCGCGTGCGGTACCGCAGCGGTGATCACCCCGGTCGGCGCGGCCAAGCACGAGGGCGGCGAGTTCGTCATCGGCGAGGGCAAGACCGGTCCGGTCACCCAGCGCCTGCGGGACGCGCTGATCTCGATCCAGCGCGGCAGCGCCCCCGACCAGCACGGCTGGCAGCACAACTTCGGCTGA
- a CDS encoding adenosylcobinamide-GDP ribazoletransferase: MGDGIRLALSWLTVLPVPTRTVDARAAGQAIALAPLVGGLLGALGIGVLAGATLLGIDPTVAGLLTVGALTLSTRAMHLDGLADTADGLGCYGDRQRALAVMRDGGAGPFAVVALILVLGIQAACYAALATAGSWWIVPVALATGRAAFGWCCRRGVPAARPDGLGAMVAGSQAPGLVVGWWAVLALAATAACGWFGLAGAVAALGMTVLLSAHTTRRFGGVTGDVLGAASEAATTIVLVAAVAAG, translated from the coding sequence ATGGGCGATGGGATTCGGCTGGCGTTGAGCTGGCTCACCGTGCTGCCGGTGCCCACCAGGACCGTCGATGCCAGGGCTGCCGGACAGGCCATCGCCCTCGCCCCGCTGGTCGGCGGACTGCTGGGTGCACTGGGCATCGGTGTGCTGGCCGGTGCCACCCTGCTCGGCATCGACCCGACCGTCGCGGGACTGCTCACCGTCGGCGCACTGACGCTGTCCACCAGGGCGATGCATCTGGACGGGCTGGCCGACACCGCGGACGGACTCGGTTGCTACGGCGATCGACAACGTGCGCTGGCGGTGATGCGCGATGGCGGGGCGGGCCCGTTCGCGGTGGTGGCGTTGATCCTGGTGCTCGGCATCCAGGCCGCCTGCTACGCCGCGCTGGCGACCGCGGGTTCATGGTGGATCGTCCCGGTCGCGCTGGCCACGGGCCGCGCGGCCTTCGGTTGGTGCTGTCGACGCGGGGTGCCCGCCGCTCGGCCCGATGGGCTCGGCGCGATGGTCGCGGGCAGCCAGGCACCCGGACTCGTCGTCGGATGGTGGGCGGTGCTCGCCCTCGCCGCGACGGCCGCCTGCGGTTGGTTCGGCCTCGCCGGGGCCGTGGCGGCGCTGGGGATGACTGTGCTGCTCTCGGCCCACACCACCCGGCGCTTCGGCGGGGTCACCGGGGACGTGCTCGGCGCGGCGAGCGAGGCCGCGACCACGATCGTCCTGGTCGCGGCCGTCGCCGCCGGGTGA
- the cobT gene encoding nicotinate-nucleotide--dimethylbenzimidazole phosphoribosyltransferase, with product MSTVDADRPETTFPKIVPPDEQAHRQAVARHAQLTKPAGSLGRLEELGVWISACQGTCPPRPFARPRVVLFAGDHGVAAEGVSAYPSEVTEQMVTNFLTGGAAVNVAATNADATVRVVDIAVATDTPSLIAAHKVRRSSGAINREDALSEAETTAAIAAGRAIADEEIDGGADLLIAGDMGIGNTTVSAVLIAALTDTEPVAVVGRGTGIDDAGWMRKAAVIRDALRRARPVAGDPLALLRVAGGADIAAVSGFLAQAAARRTPVLLDGLAVGAAALIAEELAPNARKWWLAGHRSAEPAHALVLDQLDLTPLLDLGMRLGEGAGALAALPLLTLSCRVLAEMATFEEAGVTGPTSD from the coding sequence GTGAGCACGGTAGACGCCGATCGCCCGGAGACCACGTTCCCCAAGATCGTCCCGCCGGACGAGCAGGCACACCGGCAGGCGGTGGCCCGGCACGCGCAACTCACCAAGCCTGCCGGCTCGCTGGGCAGGCTGGAGGAGCTGGGTGTCTGGATCTCCGCCTGCCAGGGAACCTGTCCGCCACGACCGTTTGCCCGGCCCCGCGTGGTGCTCTTCGCCGGGGATCACGGGGTGGCCGCCGAGGGGGTGTCGGCGTATCCCAGCGAGGTCACCGAGCAGATGGTGACGAACTTCCTCACCGGCGGCGCTGCGGTCAACGTCGCGGCCACCAACGCCGATGCCACCGTCCGGGTGGTCGATATCGCCGTCGCCACGGACACGCCCTCGTTGATCGCCGCGCACAAGGTGCGCCGTTCCTCCGGTGCGATCAACCGCGAGGACGCGCTGAGCGAGGCCGAGACGACGGCGGCCATCGCGGCGGGTCGGGCGATCGCCGACGAGGAGATCGACGGCGGCGCGGACCTGCTGATCGCAGGCGACATGGGCATCGGCAACACCACGGTCTCGGCCGTGCTGATCGCCGCGTTGACCGACACCGAACCGGTGGCGGTGGTGGGCCGGGGCACCGGGATCGACGACGCGGGCTGGATGCGCAAGGCGGCGGTGATCCGGGACGCACTCCGTCGGGCCCGGCCGGTGGCAGGCGATCCGCTGGCCCTGTTGCGGGTGGCAGGCGGCGCCGACATCGCTGCGGTCAGCGGTTTCCTGGCGCAGGCGGCCGCCCGACGTACCCCGGTGTTGCTCGACGGCCTTGCGGTCGGGGCCGCCGCGTTGATCGCCGAGGAACTCGCCCCGAACGCCCGGAAGTGGTGGCTGGCCGGACATCGTTCCGCCGAACCGGCGCACGCGCTGGTCCTCGATCAGCTCGATCTGACGCCGCTGCTGGATTTGGGTATGCGGCTCGGCGAGGGGGCCGGCGCGCTGGCCGCGCTGCCGCTGCTGACGCTGTCCTGTCGGGTGCTGGCCGAGATGGCGACCTTCGAGGAAGCCGGCGTCACCGGTCCGACCTCGGACTGA
- a CDS encoding bifunctional adenosylcobinamide kinase/adenosylcobinamide-phosphate guanylyltransferase, giving the protein MLGSAQGSPTGRTLILGGARSGKSAQAEGLLATDRPAVYLATGRRDPADADFSARIAAHTARRPPEWRTVELSTGAELPARLRELAASTPATPVLVDDLATWLAGLFDDHDVWADSATVGPSAREQLDLLVSAVAAYGSPLVLVSAEVGLGVIPSTRSGRLFRDELGALNARLAEVCDEVFLVVAGLPLRLR; this is encoded by the coding sequence ATGCTCGGCTCAGCGCAGGGCTCCCCCACCGGTCGCACCCTGATCCTCGGTGGCGCACGGTCTGGAAAGTCGGCGCAGGCGGAGGGCCTGCTGGCCACCGACCGGCCCGCCGTCTATCTGGCCACCGGCCGCCGGGATCCCGCCGATGCCGACTTCTCGGCCCGCATCGCCGCCCATACGGCGCGCAGGCCACCCGAGTGGCGCACCGTGGAGCTCTCGACGGGCGCCGAGCTGCCCGCCCGCCTGCGGGAACTGGCCGCTTCGACGCCTGCCACGCCGGTGTTGGTCGATGATCTGGCCACCTGGCTGGCCGGACTGTTCGACGATCACGACGTGTGGGCCGACTCGGCGACGGTCGGCCCCTCGGCACGGGAGCAGCTGGATCTACTGGTGTCCGCGGTCGCCGCGTATGGCTCGCCGTTGGTGTTGGTCTCCGCCGAGGTCGGGCTGGGTGTCATTCCCTCGACACGTTCTGGCAGGCTCTTCCGCGACGAACTCGGCGCGCTCAATGCTCGGCTGGCCGAAGTCTGCGACGAGGTGTTCCTGGTGGTCGCCGGACTGCCGTTGCGACTTCGGTAG